The Synechococcales cyanobacterium T60_A2020_003 genome includes the window TGAATTGCCCGCTGTCGTTCGGGATTGGGGATATGGTGCATCCGCCCATGAAACTCCATATTTTCCCAGACCGTGAGATCCATATCCACGCTGGTTTGCTGCAACACTACCCCGATTTGCTGCCGGACGCCAAACGGCTGCCGCACGACATCGAATCCCGCCACCACAATGTCGCCCTGGGTGGGACGGGTGAGGGTTGTCACCATCCGGATTGTGGTGGACTTGCCTGCTCCGTTCGGCCCCAGTAGCCCAAACACTTCACCGGGCTGGATCGTCAGCGACAGATCATTGACGACGCAGACGTTGTTATAGACTTTGTGGACGTTCTCAAGGGCGATCGCAGCGACCATAGTGTTGTAAGAACTCGAAGACGGGGAGTTTAATAATCCTTAATATTCTTACGGTATCACTTTAAGGGTTCCTCCGTGGAGTAGAGGTAAACGAAGCAATGATGCAAACCTGGAACAGACGGAAACCCATCGTCATTGCCCATCGGGGTGCGAGCGGATATCGTCCAGAGCATACGTTGGAGAGTTATGCCCTAGCGATCGCCCTGGGTTGTGACTACATCGAACCGGACTTGGTGATTACCCGCGATGGTGTGCTGATCGCTCGGCATGAAAACGAGCTGTCCGATACAACTGATGTGGGCGATCGCCCGGAATTTGCAGACCGCAGGACGACGAAAGTGATTGATGGCGTTGTACGAACAGGCTGGTTTGCCGAAGACTTTACCTTGGCAGAAATCAAAACTCTACGTGCCCGTGAACGGTTGCCATTTCGCGATCAGTCTTTTAATGGACAGTTTGAAATTCCCACGCTCTCTGAAATTATCGATCTAGCCCAGCACGCTAGCACAACCCCAGGCCGTACCATCGGCATCTATCCCGAAACCAAGCACCCCAGCTATTTTCAATCGATTGGGCTACCGCTAGAACCTCCACTGTTGAAGTTGCTAGCCCACTACGGTTACACCGAACGGGATTCCCCCGTGATTTTGCAATCCTTTGAGACCAGGAATCTACAACAATTGCGATCGCTCACGAATGTCCCCCTGATTCAGCTCATCGCGGAACCAACGGTGATGCAGGTAGACACTCAACGTTCCTATGCAGACCTGATTACGACTGATGGATTACGGGCGATCGCTCAGTATGCTAATGGGATTGGCGTAGATAAACGTTTAATCGTTCCTGTAAATCCAGCAAACCCGGATCTATTATTGCCGCCCACGTCTCTCATCAACGATGCCCACACGGCTGGACTCTGGGTTCATCCGTATACGTTTCGCAGCGATCCAGCGTTTCTCCACCCTGCCTACAACGGTGATCCAACCGCAGAGTACAGGCAGTTTTTTGAATTAGGAATAGATGGAGTGTTTAGCGATTTTACCGATCAGGCTGTAGCCGTGCGCGATCGCTAGGATCAGCAGACGAGAGCGATCGCCCTTAACCACCACCTCAACAGAGACTTCCTGGGACTCTTTGGGAAAATAGATATCGCTTCAACACCGAGTGCAATACCTATCTTTGTGCAGTGACCGATAACTATGTATTCAACGTCAAGTTTCCAGCCGCAAAGTAATCGGTGCGATCGCGCCACAGCCAGTCCAGGCATTTTAGGAGCAGAAGCAGTGGTTGGAGATGTTGATAACTTTCCAAGGGAGGTTCGTCGCTATCTAGATCACACGGGGGCAACACAATCCCTTCTGCCGCCGCT containing:
- a CDS encoding ATP-binding cassette domain-containing protein encodes the protein MVAAIALENVHKVYNNVCVVNDLSLTIQPGEVFGLLGPNGAGKSTTIRMVTTLTRPTQGDIVVAGFDVVRQPFGVRQQIGVVLQQTSVDMDLTVWENMEFHGRMHHIPNPERQRAI
- a CDS encoding glycerophosphodiester phosphodiesterase, with amino-acid sequence MQTWNRRKPIVIAHRGASGYRPEHTLESYALAIALGCDYIEPDLVITRDGVLIARHENELSDTTDVGDRPEFADRRTTKVIDGVVRTGWFAEDFTLAEIKTLRARERLPFRDQSFNGQFEIPTLSEIIDLAQHASTTPGRTIGIYPETKHPSYFQSIGLPLEPPLLKLLAHYGYTERDSPVILQSFETRNLQQLRSLTNVPLIQLIAEPTVMQVDTQRSYADLITTDGLRAIAQYANGIGVDKRLIVPVNPANPDLLLPPTSLINDAHTAGLWVHPYTFRSDPAFLHPAYNGDPTAEYRQFFELGIDGVFSDFTDQAVAVRDR